The DNA sequence TCGCCAGTCAGGATGACAGGCTAGAATGGACACCGCTAGGATGGCGATGAACAAAAAGGAAATTGGTTAAAGGATTTAGCCACTATCAAGGACAGATGCAGGGAGCACCTTATCTCGAAGAGATAAACAGTAGCCGGATTGCTGCGATAGAGACTTAACCCCGCCAGGCGCAAGCCTAGCGGGGTTTTCTTTTATCTGGAGTTTGGGTTTGTCTGCTCGACCTGTGATGGCCGGTTAATCACGCTAAGCCATAAGCCATAAGCCATAAGCCATAAGCCATAAGCCAAGGCATAAGGCATAAGGCATAAGGCATAAACTTTACGCGTCGTCTGCGTAGCGAATCGAGTTAATGAACCACTCTTTATCGCCTTCTGGTGTGGTTACCGTAAACTCATCATCCACTTCTTTCTTGAGCAGAGCTCTAGCCATTGGCGAGTCGATAGAGATATAACCTTTCGCATCACCGTAGATCTCTTCAGGGCCGACAATACGAAACTTCTTAATTTCCCCATCATCATTCTCAATTTCCACCCAAGCACCGAAAAATACCTTACCTTCTTGTTGCGGTGAGTAATCAACGATAGTCACATCAGGTAGGAATTTTCTTAAGAAACGGACTCGGCGATCAATCTGACGAAGCAAACGCTTATTGAAGGTGTAATCTGCGTTTTCTGATCGATCTCCAAGGCTTGCAGCCCAAGTGACTATTTTGGTTATTTCTGGACGCTTCTCGTGCCATAAGTGGTCATGTTCTGCTTTGAGCTTGTTATAACCTTCGCGGGTGATAAGTTTGGTTTTCATAAATCTGACTTAATGAAATGATGATCTAAGATAGAATATATAGAAAGGCAACATACGTTAACAATTATTTAGGCGACTTTTTCTCCAATAATGTTACATTTTTAATGTCTTATACCAATATACAATTTACCAAGAATGCTTAACCTTAGGTTTAAGCTTTAATAGGTGGAACCATTACATGCAAGAAAACTACAAAATTTTAGTGGTCGATGACGATGCTCGTTTACGTGCACTGTTAGAACGCTATCTGTCAGAGCAAGGCTTTCAAGTGCGTAGCGTGGCAAACAGTGAGCAGATGGACCGCCTGTTAACCCGTGAAAATTTTCACTTGATGGTATTGGATTTAATGTTGCCGGGCGAAGACGGCCTATCGATCTGTCGCCGCCTAAGAAACGCAAACAACTCGCTACCAATCCTGATGCTGACCGCAAAGGGTGATGAAGTGGATCGCATTGTGGGTTTGGAAGTGGGTGCTGATGATTACCTGCCAAAACCATTTAACCCACGTGAACTGCTTGCTCGTATCAAAGCGGTAATGCGTCGCCAAGTAATTGAAGCACCGGGCGCGCCAAGCACAGAAGAGTCTGTGGTTGAGTTTGGTGAGTTCCGCTTGAACCTAGGTACACGTGAAATGTTCCGCGGTGAAGAGCCAATGCCTCTTACCTCAGGTGAATTTGCGGTTCTTAAGTCGCTAGTGACTAACGCTCGTGAGCCAATGTCTCGCGATAAGCTGATGAACATGGCACGTGGCCGTGAGTATTCAGCGATGGAACGTTCTATCGATGTTCAGATTTCACGTCTGCGTCGTCTAGTTGAAGAAGATCCAAGTAAACCTCGTTATATCCAAACGGTGTGGGGCTTGGGTTACGTATTCGTTCCAGATGGCAAAGCAGTCTAAGCCGGTTTTGTAAGCTCTATATCAGCTTCATCGGTTCTGTGAATCAGAATTCTATATTTACGGGTCATCTCATTAATATGCGATGGCCCGTTTTGTATTCAGCACAATGGTTTACAGCTATAGTTCCCATTATATCCCTTTATCATCCCCTCAATTTAGGTCTTCTATGCGCATACGTAGCTCCTTTACTCAGTCGATAGTACTCTTCTTAACCCTGTTGGTCGCTAGCCAAATCTTTTCTTATTACGCGGTGTTTAACTATGCATTGATGCCGAGTTTGCAGCAGTTTAATAAGATCTTGGCTCATGAGTTAAACCTTGTGTTGGACCAAGGCACTGACATGGATATCGAGATTGATGCGCCACTACGTCAACGTGTGCTTGAGCAGTTAGGAGTGACGGTTCACGCCAAGGACAGCGAAGCCGCGGGTGAGTATTACCATGCGGTAGCAATCGACCTGATGAGTGAGGAGATGACCAAAGAGTTGGGCTCTGAAACCGAAGTACGGCTGATTCTAGGCAAAGAGAGCTACGTGTTGTGGATGGACATCGCACAGCTGCCTAACTCCTTGATTCGTATTCCTCTGTCTGAGCTACAAGAAGAAGACTTTGCGCCTCTTTTCCGTAACAGCCTGATCATGGCGATGTTGATTGTCGCGGGTGGCTGGCTGTTCATTCGCTTGCAAAACCGGCCTTTGATAGCGCTAGAGAAAGCCGCCCAAGGTGTGGGGCGTGGTGATATTCCACCACCGCTACCAGTACAAGGTGCGCAAGAGATCCGCTCGGTAACTCGAGCCTTTAATCAGATGTCGAAAGGTATCCAAGAACTCGAAGAAGACCGCGCTTTGTTGATGGCAGGTATCAGTCATGATTTACGTACTCCGTTAACGCGTATTCGCTTAGCGACCGAGATGATGTCGCCAGAAGATAGCTATTTAGCGGAAGGGATCATCAGTGATACCGAAGAGTGTAATGAGATCATCAGCCAGTTTATGGATTACCTAAAGCCCGTTGATCGAGATTCATTCCAAGAGGTATTTGTCGATGATATTGCCCGAGAAGTTTCTAGCTCTGAAGGTGGCTACGAGGTACAAATTGAAACCGATATACCAGATTCGATGAAGCCTGCACTAGGGAACCCGATCGCGATGAAGCGTGCCGTGAGTAACTTGGTGGTGAATGCGCTGCGCTATGGCAATGGTTGGGTCAAGGTATCGACTGGCATGACGGCCGATAATAAACTGGCTTGGGTGACCGTTGAAGATAATGGCCCGGGGATCCCGCAAGACCAAGTCGGTAAGTTGTTTGAACCGTTCACGCGTGGTGACACCGCTCGTGGCAGTGAAGGGACAGGTTTAGGCTTAGCGATTGTGAAACGTATTGTCAGCCAGCACCAAGGTGCCGTGGTGGTTAATAACCGCAGTGAAGGTGGCTTAAAAGCGCAGATCAGTTTTCCTGTGAAGCCTTAAATATCATCAGTATGTATTATGGCGACGGGGTCGGTTCGGGGAACTGTTAAGAGATCCCCGACTCGGTCATTCTTCCCTCTCGGGGATGACGAATTGCTAACCATGGACTTTGATGATGAAAGTTTACTTTGATCGTCATTCCCTATCGTGAGGAACGAGCGAATAGGGAATCTCGCTCTTACTTGATGAAAGTAACGCACACTAAAAAGGCTTCCTTAAGGGAAGCCTTTCTACGTTCTGGGCGATGGTAACTTGGCTAATTAAGCTTTAGAGTAAACATCGCGTTCACCCAACCAACGGTTGATGATCGCCTTGGCATTGTCTGGGTAGCTATCGTGAATATGACGAGCAATACGTTGCACTTCTGGGATTAAACGTTGGTCACGAATTAGATCAGCGATCTTAAAGTCGGCCAAGCCAGTTTGTTTGGTACCGAGCAATTCACCGGGGCCACGGATTTCTAAGTCGCGCTGTGCAATCACAAAGCCATCGTTACTTTCACGAAGCACACCTAAGCGCTTCTGAGCGGTTTTAGACAGTGGCGAGTGATACAGCAGTACACAATGGCTTGCGACTGAACCACGGCCAACACGGCCACGCAGTTGGTGCAGTTGTGCTAGGCCAAGGCGCTCTGGGTTCTCGATGATCATTAAGCTCGAGTTCGGTACATCCACACCTACTTCGATGACGGTTGTAGCGACCAACAGGTGCAGCTTGTTCTCTTTGAAGTCTCGCATCACCGCTTGTTTCTCGGCGGGTTTCATTCGACCGTGCACTAAACCAATTTTTACGTCAGGCAGTTTGCGTTGCAGCTCTTCGGCGGTATCAGCTGCAGCTTGAGCTTCCAGTACTTCCGATTCATCAATCAACGTACACACCCAGTAGGCTTGTTTGCCTTCATTGAGACACGCATTTTTCACGCGCTCAACAATGTCATCGCGCTTGGTATCAGGAATCGCCACGGTTTGAATTGGTGTTCGCCCTGGTGGCAGTTCATCAATAATAGAAGTTTCAAGGTCGGCATAGGCCGTCATTGCTAACGTTCGTGGGATTGGGGTGGCGGTCATGACTAACTGATGGGGGTAGTAGCCTTGCTTTGCGCCTTTCTCACGTAGCTCTAATCGCTGGTGGACGCCAAATCGGTGCTGTTCATCAATGATCACGAGACCAAGGTTTTTGAACTCGACATGCTCTTGGAATAGGGCATGAGTACCGACCACCATCTGCGCTTCACCACTGGCAATACGTTTTAGTTCAGTTTCACGAGCCTTACCTTTGAGTTTACCTGCCAGCCAACCGACTGGAATGCCCATCGCCTCAAACCAATTGGCAAAGTTAATCGCGTGCTGTTCTGCCAATAGCTCGGTTGGTGCCATCAGTGCCACTTGCTGACCATGTTCGAGTGCGCGAACGGCTGCCAGTGCGGCGACTAAGGTTTTACCTGAACCTACATCACCCTGTACTAAACGCATCATAGGGTGTGGCTTTTCAAGGTCGGCTTCGATCTCTTTAGTCACCCTTACTTGAGCATTGGTTGGTGAAAACGGAAGTTGAGCTAACAACTTATCTTTGAGGGTGTTTACCTGAGGGAAAGGCATCGCTTTGTCTTGCTGTCCTTTGCTACGAACAGACAGCATCGATAAGTTCTGAGCCAGTAGCTCTTCCATAATCAGGCGTAGCTGCGCAGGGTGTTTACCTTCATCAAACAACTCTAGGTCAATGCCTGGAGGTGGCCTGTGAATGGTATGCAGTGCTTGCGCGAGGGTAATTTGGTGATCGTATAAACCTGATGGTAGCAGCTCATTCACCGCGGCTTTATCGATCAGTTCTAATGCTTGGTCGGTGAGGTTACGCAGCGTGACTTGTCTTAGCCCCTCCGTGGTTGGATACACTGGAGTCAGATTGGCTTCAACATCTGGCTGTTGCCTAGGCGCAAAGAATTTGTAGTCGGGATGGACAATCTCCAGCCCCATGTTACCGCGCTTGATCTCACCGTAGGCATGCACTTGTTTGCCTTCGACAAAGTTATTCTTCATTCCTGCAGTAAAGTTGAAAAAGCGTAGGGTAATGGTGCCGTTACCATCGCTGATCTTTACCGCCAACATCTTACGTTTACCGAAAATGGTATCGACATGCATGACCTTGCCTTGCACTGCTGCCCATAAACCTGCATGCAGTTTTACGATGGGATAGATACGCGTTCGATCTTCATAGCGCAAAGGCAGGTGAAACAGCAGGTCTTGTACATTGTTAAGCCCAACCTTCTCTAGTTTCTCTGCGACTTTAGCGCCGACTCCAGATAAAGAGTTGAGAGGGATAGCAGATAAAAGCTGTGACATAACAAGGCTCATAAACGTAAGAGAGATAATCTATTCAAGCATTTTACTGGATTTTTGTACAGGGTAAAGCTTAGAAGCAGATGAGGGATGAGAGTGCACGAGATTCGAAGGGAATAAGAGCAGATGCGGGATACGGGTAAACGAGATGCGAAGAGATTAAGAGCAGATTCGAGATGCGAGTAAACGAGATACGAAGAGATAAGAGCAGATTCGAGACTTGGGTAAGCGAGCTAAGAAAAGAACAGGGCGGTACAAAAAATTAAAGCAGACTCGAAATACGAAGAGTTGAGGTGGTGAAAAGCTTTTGCTCTTCGCATCTCGAGACTCGTATCTCTCATCTGCTTTATTTATCTGCTGTTAGATCTAGTTCTTACGACGTTTTACTTTCAGCGCGTGTGGCATCACACGTAGCTTTTTCATAATACTTGCAAGATGAACACGATCTTTGGTCGTCAGCAAGATAGTCACTGTGTACAGGCGTCCATCACGTTCTTCGGTTGAAATACCGTGAATGTTTGAGCCCGTTTTCGAGATAACGTTCGTTAACTCTGCCAGTGCACCTTGGTGGTTTTGGATGTCGATCTGAAGTTCAGCTGTGAACTCTTGATCGTAATCGTCAGACCATTCCACCGCCATGTATTTGTCTGGTTCTTTTTGGTAGCCACGGACGTTTGGACACGTTTCGCGGTGAACCACAAGGCCACGACCTGGAGATACATGAGCAATGATGTGATCGCCTGGGATCGGGTGACAACAATTTGCAAAAGTCAGTAGTAGACCTTCAGCTCCGCGGATAGCTAGTTTCTTCCTAGGCGCATCGCTGTTGTTTTTCACTTCAGTCAGTTCGTCAGCATCACCCAGTAGGCGACGAGCAATGACGATACTCATCAGCTCGCCAAGACCAATCGATGCTAGCAAGTCTTCAACGCTTTCTAGACGTAAGTCAGACAATACATGCTCAAGGTTCTCTTGGCCAATATCGGCAATAGAGTGTTCACCAAGTGCGTGATTCAGTAGACGACGGCCTAGGGTAATCGACTCTTCACGGCGCATTGTCTTCAGAACCTGACGGATCTTAGTACGAGCACGAGAGGTCACCACGTAGTTGAGCCATGCTGCATTCGGACGTGCGCCCGGAGCACTGATGATCTCAATGGTTTGACCGTTCTTCAGCGATTTGCTGAGTGGGTAAGGGTTCATGTCGACACGAGCCCCTACACACATGTTGCCGACATCGGTATGTACCGCGTAAGCAAAATCGACCGCTGTTGCACCCGCAGGAAGTTCGACGATGCGACCTTTCGGCGTGAACACGAAGATCTCATCTGGGAACAGATCAGATTTAACGTTTTCAATGAATTCGAATGAGTTACCTGCGCTTTGTTGAAGCTCAAGTAAGCTCTGCATCCAACGCTGTGCTTTAACCTGTGCGGTTGTCCCATTACTACTGCGTGAGCCACTGCCTTTATAAGACCAGTGTGCCGCGACACCTTTGTCGGCCATTTGCTCCATATCTTCGGTACGGATCTGAACCTCTACAGGTACCCCGTGAGGGCCGATCATTGACGTATGAAGAGATTGGTAGCCGTTGGCTTTTGGTACCGCAATGTAATCTTTCATGCGGCCCGGACGTGGCTTGTACAAGCTGTGAGCCTGGCCAAGTGCGCGATAACAAGTATCTGGGGTATCAACCACTACGCGGAAAGCGTAGATGTCCATAATGGTGTGAAAGCGCTGCTCTTTGGTTTTCATCTTGTTATAGATGGAGAACAAGTTCTTTTCACGACCTACGACGCGAGCAGACAAACCGACTTCTTCAAGACGGCCTTCAATTTCGCTATGGATACGTTGGATCATTTCCTTACGGTTACCACGCGCAGCTTTCACTACATTTCTGAGTACGCGATAACGGTTAGGGTAGAGGGCTTCGAAGCCCAACTCTTCTAGTTCGGTCTTGATGTTATGAATACCAAGACGGTGAGCTAGCGGAGAATAGATCTCTAAAGTTTCACGAGCAATACGACGCTTTTTGTCAGGACGAAGTGCCCCAAGCGTACGCATGTTGTGAGTACGGTCAGCTAATTTGATCAAGATAACGCGGATGTCTTGCACCATGGCGAGAACCATCTTACGGAAGTTCTCTGCTTGCGCTTCTTTGCGATCACGAAATTTAAGCTTATCCAGCTTAGATACACCATCAACCAGTTCAGCAACGGTATTGCCGAATTGAGCTTCTAGCTCCTCTTTTGTAACTTCAGTATCTTCAATTACATCGTGGAGTAGGGCGGCTTGCAGGGTTTCTATATCCAGACGCATTTCTGCCAGGATTCTTGAAACAGCAACAGGATGGATTATGTATGGTTCACCCGTTGAACGGGTTTGCCCTTCATGGGCATTTCTCGCTACCACATAAGATTGACGCAGAGCCTCAATTTGAGGCTCTGTTAGGTATTCTTGGGCAACGTCTTTGAGGCTATCGAATAGATACAAATTAAAGGCCCGGAAGGTTAATTAGTTCGAATGACGTTGATTCTATCAGCGAGTGTGAGCGATGCTGCTTACTGCTGCAAGTTCAGCCGCTTCTTGCTCTTGTTGCTCTTGACGCTCACGAGCATCTAGTACGTCTTTAGTGATAAGACCTTCTTCGATTTCGCGAAGAGCGATAACCGTCGGCTTATCGTTTTCTTCAGGCACTAGTGAATCTTTGCCGCCAGTTTGCATTTGACGTGCGCGGCGAGCCGAAATAAGAACTAGGTCGAAACGGTTGCCAACTTTTTCAACAGCGTCTTGAACAGTTACGCGTGCCATGAGGACTCCAAATAGTAATTAACTAATAAATTTTATATGACGAGAAAGTATACAAGTTTAACTAGAGACTTTCTAGCTCACCGTATACTTATCTCAATGGAAAATCCAGTTATACCAATCACAGTAAATAAGTGCTCAGAGATAGCGCCGGAAAAAAGTTTGAGAACAAGGCAGAACTTTTCGATAAGTAGTGACCCTACAATCAAAAATTATAACGACGTTATCAGGCTTTTTAGCAAGCTAGAATGACCAGTTGTTTACTACGATTGGTATCAGAGATTATTCCGCTAGTAGTGCTGTAAGCATGCCGCTGTATTTAGCTGCTTGCTTATCTTCTTTTAAGCGTTCCGCACGAATGATTGCTCTGAAGTCCATTAAGGCTGCATCAAAGTCATCATTCACGATCACATAATCGTATTCTGCATAGTGAGAAATCTCTGATTTTGCTTCGCTCATGCGTTTCGCAATAACTTCGTCGCTATCTTGACCGCGAACATTTAAACGACGCTCTAGCTCACCATTTGATGGTGGAAGAATGAAGACACTCTTCGCTTGAGGCATTTGTTCACGGATCTGACGAGCACCTTGCCAGTCGATATCTAGGAATACATCGATACCGCGGTTTAGGTTTTCTTCAATCCAAACACGTGACGTACCGTAGTAGTTGCCGAATACTTCAGCATACTCTAGGAACTCACTCTTCTTGATGAGATCTTCAAAGTGATGTTTCTCTACAAAGTGGTAGTGAACACCATTTTCTTCACCAGGGCGCATACCGCGAGTGGTGTGTGAAACAGATACCTTCATTGCGTAGGTTGGATTGGTTTCCAGCATTGCTGAGATCAAGCTCGATTTACCTGCGCCACTAGGTGCAGATACGATGTAAAGAGTACCTATGCCCATCTGTATATTTCCACTGTTGGTTGGATTGAGTGAGGGCGATAAACCGACACTATAAAAGATAGCACTGACCCTAATTTTTGTTCCGGTGGTGCATCTACTAATTGTTTCGGTGGTTACATCTATAAAGAGGTAACGAGTGAAACTAATCGAGACAACTGGTGAAAATTAGGTCAGAAAAATGGAGGCGAAGAGTAGCATATTTAGATGATTGAGAACAACTGGCTTGATCGTTATTTATCAGCGAATGATCTTTTCAAGGATCTTTGTATAACTGCAATGACTCGTCATCTTCACTTTTTTATGTGATCTGGACAAAATTTGTTGAAGTTTTAATCTCAATCCTTACAATCCGCGCAAACGATTAAATGCTGTATATATCTAGTGATATGGACTAGATGTTTCTACTACCGAGCCTACCTTGGTGACTACAGTTTTTAGTGTAGAGACCCCTCTATTCTCACAGCATTTGAATCTCAAATTTTTTAATTTATTACATAGGTTTTGTTGTGAATACCGACTCCACCCTGAAAGCCCAGAAAACATCTGGTTCGCTTGACACCATGTTCAAACTCTCAGAGAGAAAGACCACGATCAGCACTGAGCTATACGCAGGTTTTATTACCTTTCTAGCGATGAGTTATATCTTGGCGGTTAACCCAGCAATTTTGGGTGGTATCCCGGGGATGGACAAAGGGGCTGTATTTACGGCTACCGCTCTTTCTGCTGCTATCGCAACGCTTATCATGGGCATTTGGGGTAACTACCCAGTGATGCTGGCGCCAGGTATGAGCATGAACGGCTTCTTCAAAGGCTTACTGTTAAGTGGTTCAGTCGCTGTACTTTGGAATGAAGCGCTATTTGGCATCTTCCTATCGGGTATCCTTTATCTCGCTTTCTCATTGACCAATATTCGTAAGTCGATGATTGAATCGATTCCTGAAGATTTGAAGTTGGCGATTACCGTATCTCTCGGCTTATTCATTGCTTTCTTAGGACTTAAGAATGCAGGCATCATCGTGTCTAACCCGTTTGTACTGGTTGGCTTAGGTGACATCTCAGACCCACAAGTGGTTATCGCTTATGTGAGCATCTTCATCGCTCTGGGCTGTATGGTTCGTGACATTAAGCTGGCAACGTTTATCTCGTTTGTTTCAGCGATTGCATTGACGATTTTGGCTGATGTGTTCTTAGGTACATCAAACGCACCAATCCCAGATCAATTCGTTTCTATGCCACCAAGTATGGCGGGCAGCTTCGGTGCGATCTTTGATTTCTCAGCTTTCACCCCTGAGAAAATGTTCGACCTATTGTTCATCGTCCTTATCTTCCTGATTGTCGATTTCTTCGATGGCTTAAGCACGATTGTTGGTGTTGGTCGTGATGCGGGTATCATCGACAAAGATGGCAAGGTACCAAATGCGAAATCGGCTTTAGTTGCTGATGCGGGCGGAACAGTGATTGGTTCGATTCTTGGTACCACATCGATCACTGCTTTCTCTGAATCGGGTATTGCCTCTTCTCAAGGTGCGAAAACAGGTTTAGCGGCAGTCATGGTGGCTGGCTTATTCCTAGTGTCTCTATTCCTATACCCAATCTTCTCTATCTTCTCAGCGGCAATGGTCGCGCCTGCGATGGTAGTGGTAGGCATCTACATGGTGGGTCGCCTTGGTCAGATTAACTGGGAAAAGAAAGAGTCACGCATTGCGGCTTTCTTCACCATCATGTTTACAGTGCTAAGCTTCTCACCAGCAAACGGCATGGCGATGGGCTTCATCAGCTACGCATTTACTATGGTTGTGGCAGGTAAGCGCAAAGAAGTACACCCACTTATCTACGGCCTGTGTGTGGTGTTCTTAACTTACCTGATTCTTCTATAAGGTTAATTCGCCACTACCAATTAGCCACTAAAAAGTCGCTAAGTAAAAGACAAACAGATGGCTCTGCAGTGAATGTGGGGCCATTTTTGTATCTGTTGTATCTGTTGTATCTGTTGTATCTGTTGTATCTGTTGTATCTGTTGTATCTTAAATTTATGCTCGTTCTTGCTGAACGTTGAGTTCAACTTACCGCCATTCTGCTGATGTTCATCTAAAAAGGGCGACGGTGGTCGCCTCTTTACGTTTACTAGCCAACGAAGTGTTCGTTATTAGAATTTGTACGTTGCGCCAGCGTAGAAGCTACCAAGTTGGACGGTCACATCATTGTATAACCAGTGGCCAGTATCAACGCTGAAGGTATCAACTTCGTAAGCCACACGGAAGTTTAGGTTCTCAAGGCTTGCTGGTGTGTATTCTACACCTGCGCCCAGACGCAATGCTGTTTCATCTTTGCTACCATAGTCATCAATATCAAATGAAAGCTGCGTTAGACCTATGGTACCAAATGGACGCCAACCGCTATCAAAGGTATAGCCAAGGTTTGCAGCAATAGATATGCCTGCTGTCTCGATAGCATAACCTGACAAGCCTGGTGCTGTTATATTACTGTATTTGGTGAATTGTGTTTCAACGCCAACAATGCGGTTAAATTGATAGCCACCAATCAACTTAACCGTTGAGTATTTTGTTTCTAGTGTAGAAAACGCGGCATCGTCATCGTAAGTTGTGGTACCAAAACCACCACCTAGGTAAAAGCCAGATACGTCTTTCTCAACTGCTTGCTCTTGGGCACTGGCAAAGGCAGAAAATGCTGCCAGAAGGATCACTGCTTTTTTCATTAAATTCATCTCATCGGGGATAAAAAGTGGTGTGCATTATGTGTTCAATGGCAATATAAAACTAAAGATGGAATTCATATAAACTTCATGAGTTGTCGGTTTATTGATGATTTTCCTTTTATATGTTTTTATCTTTATTGCATAATTCATTGATATAGTTGATGTTGTATTTTTTCTGTAGGAACTTTTGCTTTAGGTAGATGGATTGTACTCAATGCTTACGCAGTTGACTTGGTAATGGTAGGATCCAGTTCTTCACGCGTGTGTTTTTTTGGTTACGTGAGCCCTAATTTCGGTAATAGTGAGTGTATGCATAGAGTCTGTTTTTCCAATTTGATTCTCGATCCAACGACTCTAACTTTATCGAATGCCGATGGTGAATGTATTCAATTACGCCCGCTTCCATATGCAGTGTTGAGCTTGTTACTTGAAAACCAGGGTGCTCACGTTACTCGTGAACGACTATTTGAAACGTGTTGGGGGGGCGCATTAGTCACTGACCAAGCGATAACTAATGTCATTTCAGGTTTAAGGAAAAACTTCGAGCAGTTGGGCGCGCGCGATGTCACCTTGAAAACAGTCAGCAAAATTGGCTACGTTCTGAACATTCACAGTGGCAAAGAGCCGATTAAGAAAATAGGAAACCGAGCAATTCGGGTTAGCCAAGAGCAAGAAATCGTTTTAGAAGAGGTGAGCCTTAAGCCTGCCCCTACCTTGAAAATGAACATGTATTCTTGGCATGGGTTTGTAACGGTATTGCTGCTAGCCTGTTTGGTGTTCGTTTTTTTTACTAAGCCTTTTATCCGAAAGCCACAGTTTCTCCAGCCTAGTGAGTATCAACATTTTCAGATTGGCGTGACCGATTTTTATCTTTATGACAGTGCTTATTTAATAAGTGACGGTCGACTGCTCGCATATGAATTAGCGACTCAATCGTTTCCAACCTGTCATGCGGATATGTATCTGCGAATCGCAGAGTCTGCTTATGACGACGACGTTTATATGATTAAAACTTTTGCTTTTGCGAAACACGGCAGTAAGAACGCAAGCTACGTGAATCATTCGGTGAGTATTGATGATTTATCAGAGACGGTGGTGAAAGCAATTAGGAGGGCTCGATCAATATGCGGATAAAATCGGTCGTCGTTTTCAATATTGCGCTTGCTACCTGTGTCATCGGTGTGGCGTTGTATCAGTGGAAGTTTGAGCAACAACAGTTAGCGGGTAGTCGTTGGGCA is a window from the Vibrio splendidus genome containing:
- a CDS encoding outer membrane protein, translated to MKKAVILLAAFSAFASAQEQAVEKDVSGFYLGGGFGTTTYDDDAAFSTLETKYSTVKLIGGYQFNRIVGVETQFTKYSNITAPGLSGYAIETAGISIAANLGYTFDSGWRPFGTIGLTQLSFDIDDYGSKDETALRLGAGVEYTPASLENLNFRVAYEVDTFSVDTGHWLYNDVTVQLGSFYAGATYKF
- the gmk gene encoding guanylate kinase — translated: MGIGTLYIVSAPSGAGKSSLISAMLETNPTYAMKVSVSHTTRGMRPGEENGVHYHFVEKHHFEDLIKKSEFLEYAEVFGNYYGTSRVWIEENLNRGIDVFLDIDWQGARQIREQMPQAKSVFILPPSNGELERRLNVRGQDSDEVIAKRMSEAKSEISHYAEYDYVIVNDDFDAALMDFRAIIRAERLKEDKQAAKYSGMLTALLAE
- a CDS encoding NCS2 family permease, translated to MNTDSTLKAQKTSGSLDTMFKLSERKTTISTELYAGFITFLAMSYILAVNPAILGGIPGMDKGAVFTATALSAAIATLIMGIWGNYPVMLAPGMSMNGFFKGLLLSGSVAVLWNEALFGIFLSGILYLAFSLTNIRKSMIESIPEDLKLAITVSLGLFIAFLGLKNAGIIVSNPFVLVGLGDISDPQVVIAYVSIFIALGCMVRDIKLATFISFVSAIALTILADVFLGTSNAPIPDQFVSMPPSMAGSFGAIFDFSAFTPEKMFDLLFIVLIFLIVDFFDGLSTIVGVGRDAGIIDKDGKVPNAKSALVADAGGTVIGSILGTTSITAFSESGIASSQGAKTGLAAVMVAGLFLVSLFLYPIFSIFSAAMVAPAMVVVGIYMVGRLGQINWEKKESRIAAFFTIMFTVLSFSPANGMAMGFISYAFTMVVAGKRKEVHPLIYGLCVVFLTYLILL
- a CDS encoding winged helix-turn-helix domain-containing protein produces the protein MHRVCFSNLILDPTTLTLSNADGECIQLRPLPYAVLSLLLENQGAHVTRERLFETCWGGALVTDQAITNVISGLRKNFEQLGARDVTLKTVSKIGYVLNIHSGKEPIKKIGNRAIRVSQEQEIVLEEVSLKPAPTLKMNMYSWHGFVTVLLLACLVFVFFTKPFIRKPQFLQPSEYQHFQIGVTDFYLYDSAYLISDGRLLAYELATQSFPTCHADMYLRIAESAYDDDVYMIKTFAFAKHGSKNASYVNHSVSIDDLSETVVKAIRRARSICG